The Deltaproteobacteria bacterium nucleotide sequence GTTTTGGCCGAGCGAGAAGTCGCGCATGCCGAAGCCCACGAAGGCGGTCAAGGCCGGGCTCGTCACGCTGTCCCAGAAGGCCCAGCGCACGCGCAGGTCCATCAGGAATTCCTGCGACGAGGTGCTGACGTCGCTGTCCCCCGACGGGAGCTTGGTGCTGATGCTGATGTGTCGCGCGTAGGTGAGCCCGAGTCCCAGGTTGCGCGCGAAGTTGTCCATGAACGGGACGAGAGGGTAGAGCTCGCCACGGATCGTGAGCTCCGGAAACATGCCTCCGTCGTAGCGGCTGTTCTGGTCGGGGTTCGCCCCGGCCAGCTCGTAGTTTCGCGTGGAGAGCCCGAGGGCCACGCTCACGTCGAAGAGCCCGGCGAGCTTACCGCGACGGCGCTTCTTCTTGACCTTGACGCGCCCCTCGTCGTCGTCGCCCTCGTCGGAGTCCTTGTCCTTGTCGCGATCCCGGTCGTCGTCGCGGTCCTCGTCGCCTTCGTCGTCGGCCGAGGCGCGCCGCTTGGACTTCTTCCGCTTGGGCTTGTAGGCGGGGATGTCCGAGGTGTCTTCGCCCGAGGGGGAGGCCTTGGCCACCGGCGGCTGCGCGGGCGGCGGGCTGTCCGCTTCCACCACCGGAGGGGAGCCCGTCGGTGGCTGGGCCGGCGCGGGTTGGGGCGGAGGCCGTCGCGCCACGGGCTGCGCTGGAGGCGGCTGCGGCGGAGGCTGCCTCTCCCCCTGGTCCGGCGGAGCGCTCACGCCCGCCTTCCCCGCGCTGCCACGTGCCACGAGCGGCGCACAGTTCTTGCCGAGGGCGGAACCGGCGCGAGCCACGGCGCTGACGCCCCGCACTGTCGCGGCGCGTCGGCCGAGCGCCTTGCCCGAGCTGCCGTCGTACACCGTGACGACCACCGTGAACTTGCGACGCCGCTTCCCCACGGAGCCCTTGATCACTGCGTGACACTTGAGCTTGCCGCAGACAGCGGCCATCCCGGCGGCGGTGCGGCCGTCCACCCCCAGGTCGCCGGCGGCGGTGTCATAGGCCTCCTGCCCCACGATGTCGAACTTGGCCCGGAGGGCCGCCACCACCCCCGCGCGCGCACCCGCCGCTCCGGGGCCGCCAAACGGCAGCACCGCGGCCTTCTTCTTTGCGTCCGCTGCGCTGGGGAGCGCTCCCAGGACGAACAGGGTTAGCGCCAATCGGCGGGGGATGGAGCCACATCGCATCGCTTGCTTCCCCTCCTTCGTGCGAGCCAGGGCGCGCGGACCTTAGCACATGGTACGGCGGCCCGGTAGGTAAGGCTTGCCGGCGGCGGGAGCTTGACCCCGTGCGGCAAGGGGCGCGCTTCCGCACGGGCGCAACAAAGCGGTGGCACGCCCTCGGAGCGGCAGCGTACATTAATAGAGACCGAGTCGCGCGGAGGGTGAAGGGGTCAGACCAGCGCGGCCTCATGCGGCCCGCCGTCGGCTCGAGGAGGTCCCGGCTGTACCCATGATCCATTCGGTGAGCGAGACGGTGATCGTCACGGCTCTGAAGAACGGCGACGTACGTCGCGCCGTGGAGCTGCTCCTCGAAACCTACCAGGACGAGCTCTACGGCTACTGCGCGCGGCTGGTCGGCCTCGCGTCGGCCACGAGCGTCTATCAGCGTGTGCTGGCGGCCGCGGTCGAGGACATCGCTGCCTCTCAGGACGGGTCGACGAGCCTGAAGGCGTGGCTCTACGGCCTCGCGCGCAACGCCGTGACACACCACCACCGCACGGAGGTGCGCTCGCACCCGGCCGCGCTCGACCCCGAGTACGCGCCGGTGGAGGGACCGATCGATCTGCCGGGGATGCGGCTGCAGGATCCCGACGTGGAGCGCGCGCTCGCGGGGCTCGATGGATCGACGCGCGAGGTCTTGCAGCTCACCCTGTGGCACGGGCTGAAGCTGGCCGAGGTCGCGGCGGTGACCGGCCGAAGCGTGGCCGACGTGCGCCGCCTCGCGACGGCGGGACTCTCGGCGGTGGGGCTCGGCCTCTCGGTGGGGGGCAGCCCGTCGTGAACCCCGTGGCGCTCCTCGACGAGATCCCGCTGCTCGACGAGCGAGGCTGTCTTACGCCCGAGGCGATGGGGTTCGCCGAGGAGATGGGCCCCGAACAGCAGGCGGTGGTGGCGCGCCACGTGCGAAGCTGTCCGGACTGCGCGCAGCAGCAGGCAAGCCTCGCGCGGGTCGCGCATCGTGTGCGCCGCGGCAGGCCGCGCGTTCTGGTGCCTCCCGAGGCGCGCATCGCCGCACGCCAGGCCGCGATACGAGGTCTCGTGCGGCGTCGCAAGCGCACGGGC carries:
- a CDS encoding RNA polymerase sigma factor; the protein is MIHSVSETVIVTALKNGDVRRAVELLLETYQDELYGYCARLVGLASATSVYQRVLAAAVEDIAASQDGSTSLKAWLYGLARNAVTHHHRTEVRSHPAALDPEYAPVEGPIDLPGMRLQDPDVERALAGLDGSTREVLQLTLWHGLKLAEVAAVTGRSVADVRRLATAGLSAVGLGLSVGGSPS